One genomic region from Ralstonia pickettii DTP0602 encodes:
- a CDS encoding arginase (K01476: E3.5.3.1, rocF, arg; arginase [EC:3.5.3.1]): MKPVTLIGAPTDVGAGTRGCSMGPEALRVAGLVPALVRTGLDVEDGGNLAGPDNPWQPPRDGLRHLDEVVAWNHAVHDASLRVLQAGRVPLLLGGDHCLAIGSISAVARHCRATGKTLMVLWLDAHADANIGTTTPTGNLHGMPVACLCGHGPQSLTTLAGEAPAVPPSAIRQIGIRSVDAEEKRRLHELQLAVFDMRYIDENGMRHTMQQALAGIDANTHLHVSFDVDFLDCAIAPGVGTTVPGGPTYRETQLCMEMIADTGRLASLDVMELNPACDVRNQTAHLAVDLIESVFGKSTLWRPPAPDTSA; encoded by the coding sequence GATTGGCGCCCCCACCGACGTCGGGGCCGGCACGCGCGGTTGTTCGATGGGGCCGGAGGCCCTGCGCGTAGCCGGCCTCGTGCCGGCGCTGGTGCGCACCGGCCTGGACGTCGAAGACGGCGGCAACCTCGCCGGCCCCGACAACCCCTGGCAACCGCCGCGCGACGGCCTGCGCCACCTGGACGAAGTGGTGGCATGGAACCACGCCGTCCATGATGCCAGCCTGCGTGTGCTGCAGGCGGGGCGCGTGCCGCTGCTGCTGGGCGGCGACCACTGCCTGGCGATCGGCTCGATCAGCGCGGTGGCGCGGCATTGCCGGGCCACCGGCAAGACTTTGATGGTGCTGTGGCTCGATGCGCACGCCGATGCCAATATCGGCACCACCACCCCGACCGGCAATCTGCACGGCATGCCGGTGGCCTGCCTGTGCGGCCACGGCCCGCAATCGCTGACCACACTGGCGGGCGAGGCGCCGGCGGTGCCGCCCAGCGCGATCCGGCAGATCGGCATCCGCAGCGTCGACGCCGAGGAGAAGCGCCGCCTGCACGAACTGCAGCTGGCCGTTTTCGACATGCGCTACATCGACGAGAACGGCATGCGCCACACCATGCAGCAGGCGCTGGCCGGCATCGACGCCAATACACACCTGCACGTCAGCTTCGACGTGGACTTCCTCGACTGCGCGATCGCACCCGGCGTTGGCACCACTGTGCCGGGCGGGCCTACCTACCGTGAAACCCAGTTGTGCATGGAGATGATCGCCGACACCGGCCGCCTGGCTTCGCTCGACGTGATGGAACTCAATCCGGCCTGCGACGTGCGCAACCAGACTGCGCACCTCGCAGTAGACTTGATTGAAAGCGTGTTCGGAAAATCCACCTTGTGGCGCCCGCCTGCGCCCGATACATCTGCCTGA
- a CDS encoding GntR family transcriptional regulator (K03710: K03710; GntR family transcriptional regulator), with protein sequence MIGIIPNPPHRSRRQAESNVALPRFKEIENEIRQRIVSNTLGPGAKLPSEAELMTEFSVSRITVRQALAGLHNAGLIEKVNGKGSFVTRPTDTPSLGALAGFYETARARGKLAYGKLVAVRLVRAPAFVAAALDLDASEKVLSVATVRYWDDAPVAYFNLMGREPLMRRLAQEDLETNDAMSLFESRLGYRFKEVTMESSAVAAPAEVARRLGVAEGDPLLRLRSTPYDIEGAPLFCGELLFRPDRYAYKWTLRR encoded by the coding sequence ATGATAGGTATAATCCCGAATCCCCCGCATCGGAGCCGCCGCCAGGCGGAAAGCAACGTGGCGCTGCCCAGGTTCAAAGAGATCGAGAACGAGATCCGTCAGCGGATCGTCAGCAATACCCTGGGCCCCGGCGCCAAGCTGCCGTCCGAGGCGGAGCTGATGACGGAGTTTTCCGTCAGCCGCATCACCGTGCGCCAGGCCCTGGCGGGGCTGCACAACGCGGGGCTGATCGAGAAGGTCAACGGTAAGGGCAGTTTCGTCACGCGGCCCACCGATACGCCCAGCCTGGGCGCGCTCGCCGGCTTCTACGAGACCGCGCGCGCCCGCGGCAAGCTTGCCTACGGCAAGCTGGTTGCGGTGCGGCTGGTGCGCGCGCCGGCCTTCGTGGCGGCGGCGCTGGACCTGGATGCCTCAGAAAAGGTGCTGAGCGTTGCCACAGTGCGCTACTGGGACGATGCGCCGGTGGCCTACTTCAACCTGATGGGACGCGAGCCGCTGATGCGGCGCCTGGCCCAGGAGGACCTGGAAACCAACGACGCGATGTCGTTGTTCGAAAGCCGGCTGGGCTACCGCTTCAAGGAAGTGACGATGGAATCCAGCGCCGTGGCCGCGCCCGCCGAAGTGGCGCGGCGCCTCGGCGTTGCCGAGGGCGATCCGTTGCTGCGCCTGCGCAGCACGCCGTATGACATCGAGGGCGCGCCGCTGTTCTGCGGGGAACTGCTGTTCCGTCCGGACCGCTATGCCTACAAGTGGACCCTGAGGCGCTAG